One genomic segment of Cololabis saira isolate AMF1-May2022 chromosome 22, fColSai1.1, whole genome shotgun sequence includes these proteins:
- the nell3 gene encoding uncharacterized protein nell3, translated as MVLLTPVLSLLLSWAAAETCRGTRCFGGGSGDPGPGSRASRPPSTQGSTQGSTMGSTQWSTQGSTQGRWAHPAGAQQQDVRPRMRAPPALLPGCSGAHCAGSGRRIPIPIPIPIQPGNDTRDCRGIECRLPLRIRAKPRGSRSCVGDGCAPVPEEESAPPDPVRVSDRAAQFLADFPEFGSYPSPELGGAPLGVQLTCDIKPGENEVPSEDALILHLQLAKGQEKLVEALRAQQVIIHDLQQKLADQQEALLSQQHEILEQQRRMYEQMDVVKAQFGLLSETIKQVSFQGLQGELQSYFESHLAGLQSQARSHLQKSYAVHKMDMDSKVMDVMGEAHFPQPLLGCPSPCGQEEYCDFQRDPPRCVKCTMCPPGFFLISQCSPTADRMCQDRDECLELPNICGERVKCLNTPGGFRCLGVSESEAVTGLCGNDYFYNQELQECQACSDCAEEPVTVPCTAISDSVCGRPSESRLSRSWTANVAVPLARASGSHIFPGLQLNIREKESSDLLSNEAGRVIFLQHGLVWLDHNFAIKHSCRNFLQVGMRLNGSQEEEGQDLSAVRIEQPDGKYFQGVSVSSGVEVEPNHTLTLLLKSPNHHCNQSKDLQFYDVATPSLSLLWLSHDTGAVAMTAQMSLLAHYQSSYRPTLRVTSVSDPYMISLTHDSRGVRFTESGVVKFVVQQALYSMGHTCVREGFSLIAYTTQNGTGLEAMQAFKTGVNYRDTSVTLSGSVSVDSKDTLSFEIRSPSQCNIRYFGDGTGISVLSLIWVPSAVSSALMATVSRTGLPFGAVRNKVLLFQQTSPDTPQVHLARSGEPNPRKNFIFHQRGTANVALNLKLIHSCNVVKLTLQRVGGQDQQAGPVAQQVTGSMPDGSEWASVGLRASFQVQNGTALYVTLDCVRGRVNQIAHEGGTNISILWVAL; from the exons ATGGTTTTGCTGACACCGGTGCTGTCGCTGCTGCTCTCCTGGGCTGCGGCGGAGACGTGCCGGGGGACGCGCTGCTTCGGCGGGGGCTCCGGAGACCCTGGCccgggcagcagagcctccagacCCCCGAGCACCCAAGGGAGCACCCAGGGGAGCACCATGGGGAGCACCCAGTGGAGCACCCAGGGGAGCACCCAGGGGAGATGGGCGCACCccgccggggcgcagcagcaggacgtGCGGCCGCGGATGCGAGCGCCTCCAGCGCTTCTTCCAGGATGCTCCGGCGCGCACTGCGCCGGCTCGGGGAGACGCATCCCCATCCCCATCCCCATCCCCATCCAGCCCGGCAACGACACCCGGGACTGCCGGGGGATAGAGTGCCGGCTGCCGCTGAGGATCCGAGCCAAGCCCCGGGGAAGCCGGTCCTGCGTAGGGGACGGCTGCGCCCCGGTCCCGGAGGAGGAGAGCGCGCCCCCGGACCCGGTGCGTGTGTCCGACAGAGCCGCGCAGTTCCTGGCCGACTTCCCCGAGTTTGGATCATATCCGTCGCCGGAACTCGGCGGGGCGCCTTTGGGAGTCCAGCTCACATGTGACATAAAGCCAG GGGAAAATGAGGTTCCTTCAGAGGACGCCCTGATCCTGCACCTCCAGCTGGCCAAGGGGCAGGAGAAGTTGGTGGAGGCCCTGCGAGCCCAGCAGGTCATCATCCACGACCTCCAGCAGAAGCTGGCCGACCAACAGGAGGCGCTGTTGTCCCAGCAGCACGAGATCTTGGAGCAGCAGCGGCGCATGTACGAGCAGATGGACGTGGTGAAGGCTCAGTTCGGCCTTCTCTCAGAAACCATCAAGCAAGTCTCCTTCCAGGGCTTGCAGGGGGAGCTGCAGAGCTACTTCGAGAGCCACCTGGCGGGACTGCAGAGCCAGGCCCGCAGCCACCTGCAGAAATCCTACGCCGTCCACAAAATGGACATGGACTCAAAGGTGATGGATGTGATGGGGGAGGCTCACTTCCCTCAGCCTTTGCTGGGATGTCCTTCCCCGTGTGGACAGGAGGAGTACTGTGATTTTCAGAGGGATCCACCGCGGTGTGTGAAGTGCACCATGTGCCCACCGGGCTTCTTCCTCATCTCCCAGTGCTCCCCGACTGCAGACAGAATGTGCCAG GACAGAGATGAATGCCTTGAACTACCGAATATCTGTGGGGAGCGCGTGAAGTGCCTTAATACTCCAG GAGGGTTCAGGTGTCTGGGAGTTTCCGAGAGTGAGGCGGTGACCGGCCTCTGCGGTAACGACTACTTCTACaaccaggagctgcaggagtgcCAGGCCTGTTCCGACTGCGCCGAAGAGCCCGTCACCGTTCCCTGCACAGCAATCAGCGACTCCGTCTGCGGCCGGCCTTCAGAGAGCCGACTCTCCCGGTCCTGGACGGCAAATGTGGCGGTTCCCCTTGCCAGGGCATCTGGCTCCCACATCTTCCCCGGCCTGCAGCTGAACATCCGAGAAAAggagagcagtgatctcctgtCCAACGAGGCTGGGCGGGTGATCTTCCTGCAGCACGGTCTGGTGTGGTTGGATCATAACTTTGCGATAAAGCACAGCTGCAGGAACTTCCTGCAAGTAGGCATGCGGCTCAATGGAAGCCAGGAAGAGGAAGGGCAGGACCTCAGCGCCGTTCGTATCGAACAGCCGGACGGGAAGTATTTCCAAGGGGTCAGCGTGAGCAGTGGGGTGGAGGTGGAGCCCAACCACACTCTCACATTGCTGCTCAAGAGTCCCAACCACCACTGTAATCAGAGCAAGGATCTCCAATTCTACGACGTCGCCACTCCTTCTTTGAGTCTGCTGTGGTTATCTCACGATACCGGTGCCGTAGCCATGACGGCACAGATGTCTCTCTTGGCACATTACCAGAGCAGCTACCGGCCGACTTTACGCGTGACGTCGGTGTCCGACCCTTACATGATCAGCCTGACTCACGACAGCCGAGGCGTTCGCTTCACGGAGAGCGGAGTGGTGAAGTTCGTGGTCCAGCAGGCGCTCTACTCCATGGGCCACACCTGCGTCCGGGAGGGTTTCTCTCTGATCGCCTACACCACCCAGAACGGGACCGGCCTGGAGGCCATGCAGGCCTTCAAGACCGGCGTCAACTACAGGGACACGTCCGTCACGCTCTCCGGCTCCGTGAGCGTGGACAGCAAGGACACCCTCAGCTTCGAGATCCGATCCCCGTCTCAGTGCAACATCCGCTACTTCGGGGACGGCACCGGGATCAGCGTGTTGAGCCTCATCTGGGTTCCTTCGGCCGTGTCGTCGGCCTTGATGGCTACGGTGTCACGGACCGGTCTCCCTTTTGGTGCGGTCAGGAATAAAGTCCTGCTTTTCCAGCAGACCAGCCCGGATACGCCGCAGGTTCACCTCGCCCGCTCAGGGGAGCCAAACCCCCGGAAGAACTTCATATTCCACCAGAGAGGGACAGCAAACGTTGCCCTCAACCTCAAATTGATCCACTCGTGTAACGTGGTTAAACTCACTCTGCAGAGAGTGGGCGGGCAGGACCAGCAGGCCGGTCCTGTGGCCCAGCAGGTGACCGGATCCATGCCGGACGGGAGCGAGTGGGCCAGCGTTGGACTAAGAGCTTCCTTTCAGGTCCAGAATGGAACAGCTCTGTATGTTACTCTGGACTGTGTCCGAGGACGAGTTAATCAGATAGCACACGAGGGAGGGACGAACATTTCAATTCTCTGGGTCGCGTTGTGA